Proteins encoded by one window of Pseudonocardia alni:
- a CDS encoding low temperature requirement protein A: MTTPDTTPDTRPRVLRRAGDSEVAPIELFFDLVYVFAIVQVSHTLLYHLTPVGALETAVLFAAVWWLWNYSAWAMNYLDPARPSVRVLNAGLMLAALGMALALPGAFGDSGLLFALCFAAAQIGRPLFLVVTMRGHVMARNYRNLLVWSTAASVLMVLGAFLPPVARLVVWALAVAVDMAGPRFEFRVPGLGRTPMEEWPTDVEHLAERNRLVFIIALGESILIMGFTLSEMEVVTPYAVVITLLGFAGLVALWWSYFALAGHGTRAASGDGSTRAARAAFAYAHGLMVAGAVLFAVAIDLHLTHPENTPALVLTSVGGPLLYLVGNKLYLQGRTGTVGRSRYVAAAVLVVAAAVALVAGHALPAIVIGLVVLAVVVGLAVVTELTERRA, encoded by the coding sequence ATGACCACACCGGACACCACACCCGACACCCGGCCGCGGGTGCTGCGCCGGGCGGGCGACTCCGAGGTCGCCCCGATCGAGCTGTTCTTCGACCTCGTCTACGTGTTCGCGATCGTCCAGGTCTCGCACACGCTGCTGTATCACCTGACCCCGGTCGGGGCGCTGGAGACGGCGGTCCTGTTCGCCGCGGTCTGGTGGCTGTGGAACTACTCGGCCTGGGCGATGAACTACCTGGACCCGGCCCGGCCGTCGGTCCGGGTGCTCAACGCCGGGCTGATGCTCGCGGCACTCGGGATGGCCCTGGCGCTGCCGGGCGCGTTCGGCGACTCGGGCCTGCTGTTCGCGCTGTGCTTCGCCGCCGCCCAGATCGGCCGCCCGCTGTTCCTCGTCGTGACCATGCGCGGGCACGTCATGGCCCGCAACTACCGCAACCTGCTGGTGTGGAGCACGGCCGCGTCGGTGCTGATGGTCCTCGGCGCGTTCCTCCCGCCGGTGGCGCGGCTCGTGGTCTGGGCGCTGGCCGTCGCCGTCGACATGGCGGGCCCGCGGTTCGAGTTCCGGGTGCCGGGGCTCGGCCGCACCCCGATGGAGGAGTGGCCGACCGACGTGGAGCACCTCGCCGAGCGCAACCGGCTGGTGTTCATCATCGCGCTCGGCGAGTCGATCCTGATCATGGGTTTCACGCTGTCGGAGATGGAGGTCGTGACCCCCTACGCGGTGGTGATCACCCTGCTCGGGTTCGCCGGCCTGGTCGCGCTGTGGTGGTCCTACTTCGCGCTCGCCGGACACGGCACCCGGGCGGCCTCCGGCGACGGGTCGACCCGCGCGGCGCGGGCCGCGTTCGCCTACGCACACGGCCTGATGGTGGCCGGCGCGGTGCTGTTCGCGGTCGCGATCGACCTGCACCTCACGCACCCGGAGAACACCCCGGCCCTGGTGCTGACCTCGGTCGGCGGTCCGCTGCTCTACCTCGTGGGCAACAAGCTCTACCTGCAGGGCCGCACCGGGACGGTCGGGCGGTCGCGCTACGTCGCCGCGGCCGTGCTGGTCGTGGCCGCGGCGGTCGCGCTCGTCGCCGGGCACGCGCTGCCCGCGATCGTGATCGGCCTGGTCGTGCTCGCCGTGGTGGTCGGGCTGGCCGTGGTCACCG
- a CDS encoding pirin family protein: MSNVETVPEEVVCGGDTAAAELVTPRDVPLGGPRAMTVRRTLPRRTRSLIGAWCFLDHYGPDRVADTGGMAVPGHPHTGLATVSWLFTGEVEHRDTTGAHAVVRPGELNLMTAGSGIAHSEFSTPGTEVLHGVQLWLALPAAHRDTAPRFEHYAPPRVRAGDAALRVFLGSLAGSSSPVETFTPLLGAEVVLPAGTTVTLDVDAGFEHGVLVDTGAARVCGTAAASTELVYLPPGRTTLDLHAGDDGARLVLLGGEPWGEQIVMWWNFVGSSHDEIAAFREQWQDERATGGRDGGRFGVFPDAWESTLPAPELPNARLTPRG; this comes from the coding sequence GTGAGCAACGTCGAGACCGTGCCGGAGGAGGTCGTCTGCGGGGGCGACACCGCCGCCGCGGAGCTGGTGACCCCGCGCGACGTGCCGTTGGGCGGGCCGCGCGCGATGACGGTGCGCCGCACGCTGCCGCGCCGCACCCGGTCGCTGATCGGGGCCTGGTGCTTCCTCGACCACTACGGCCCGGACCGGGTCGCCGACACCGGCGGGATGGCCGTGCCGGGGCATCCGCACACCGGGCTGGCGACGGTGTCGTGGCTGTTCACCGGGGAGGTCGAGCACCGCGACACCACCGGCGCGCACGCGGTCGTGCGCCCGGGCGAGCTGAACCTGATGACCGCGGGGTCCGGCATCGCACACTCGGAGTTCTCCACGCCCGGTACCGAGGTGCTGCACGGGGTGCAGCTGTGGCTGGCGCTGCCCGCCGCGCACCGGGACACCGCACCCCGCTTCGAGCACTACGCGCCGCCCCGGGTGCGGGCCGGGGACGCCGCGCTGCGGGTGTTCCTCGGGTCGCTGGCCGGGTCGTCGTCGCCGGTGGAGACGTTCACCCCGCTGCTGGGCGCCGAGGTCGTGCTGCCCGCCGGGACGACGGTGACGCTCGACGTCGACGCCGGGTTCGAGCACGGCGTGCTGGTCGACACCGGCGCGGCGCGGGTGTGCGGGACGGCGGCCGCGTCCACCGAGCTCGTGTACCTCCCGCCGGGCCGGACGACCCTGGACCTGCACGCCGGCGACGACGGCGCCCGCCTGGTGCTGCTCGGCGGGGAGCCGTGGGGCGAGCAGATCGTGATGTGGTGGAACTTCGTCGGTTCCAGCCACGACGAGATCGCGGCCTTCCGGGAGCAGTGGCAGGACGAGCGTGCAACCGGAGGGCGGGACGGCGGGCGCTTCGGGGTGTTCCCGGACGCCTGGGAGTCGACGTTGCCGGCGCCGGAGCTGCCGAACGCGCGGTTGACCCCTCGGGGGTAG
- a CDS encoding Lrp/AsnC family transcriptional regulator gives MLDDIDRRMVAELQRDGRLTGRALAERLTISRANAYARLARLVDDRVVTGFTALVDPDKVGLHTSAYVTLTVRQNSWRELREQLRAIPEVRHMALVGGDFDVLLLVRTTGNDALRSVVLERLQALPTVVSTRTILIFEDESR, from the coding sequence GTGCTCGACGACATCGACCGGCGGATGGTCGCGGAGCTGCAGCGCGACGGCAGGCTGACCGGGCGCGCGCTGGCCGAGCGCCTGACGATCTCGCGGGCGAACGCCTACGCCCGCCTCGCCCGGCTCGTCGACGATCGCGTGGTCACCGGGTTCACCGCGCTCGTCGACCCGGACAAGGTGGGGCTGCACACCTCGGCGTACGTGACGCTGACGGTGCGCCAGAACAGCTGGCGCGAGCTGCGCGAACAGCTGCGCGCGATCCCCGAGGTCCGGCACATGGCGCTGGTCGGCGGGGACTTCGACGTACTGCTGCTGGTGCGCACCACCGGCAACGACGCGCTGCGCAGCGTCGTGCTCGAACGCCTGCAGGCGCTGCCGACGGTCGTGTCGACGCGGACGATCCTGATCTTCGAGGACGAGTCCCGCTAG
- a CDS encoding ACT domain-containing protein encodes MNAPTTERTRTGSDPAEHGHVVSLLLTDADDGLYKVLTTLRSRRWKVRSLRVDMSGEIGRVDLVVTRDGRAADLLLEQLRRVVPVVRADLC; translated from the coding sequence ATGAACGCCCCCACCACCGAGCGCACCCGTACCGGAAGCGATCCCGCCGAGCACGGTCACGTCGTCTCGCTGCTGCTGACCGACGCCGACGACGGCCTGTACAAGGTCCTCACCACGCTGCGGTCGCGCCGCTGGAAGGTCCGCTCGCTGCGGGTCGACATGTCCGGCGAGATCGGCCGGGTCGACCTCGTCGTCACCCGCGACGGCCGGGCCGCCGATCTGCTCCTCGAGCAGCTGCGCCGGGTCGTGCCGGTGGTGCGCGCCGACCTGTGCTGA
- a CDS encoding SGNH/GDSL hydrolase family protein, protein MRYVAIGDSFTEGVGDEDAAGIPRGWADRVAAGLAGASGEPVHYANLAVRGRLLADVVGPQLDAALALDPAPTLITLNGGGNDMLRPRTDVAGLAALTARAVDRCAAAGVRLVLLSGADPSDRLPLGRVVHRRGAELSATVRTLAAAHGLTFVDVFGDAEIRRPGYWSDDRLHLGTPGHLRAAGLVLEALGVRGATPATTVVTTSQTGPAAGLAYYRAHVLPWVGRRLRGRSSGDGRPAKAPAWTVVPAR, encoded by the coding sequence GTGCGGTACGTGGCGATCGGGGACAGCTTCACCGAGGGCGTGGGCGACGAGGACGCCGCCGGCATCCCGCGCGGCTGGGCCGACCGGGTCGCCGCCGGGCTGGCCGGCGCCTCCGGCGAACCGGTGCACTACGCGAACCTGGCCGTACGGGGCCGGCTGCTGGCCGACGTCGTCGGGCCGCAGCTCGACGCCGCGCTGGCGCTGGACCCCGCACCGACGCTGATCACGCTCAACGGCGGCGGGAACGACATGCTGCGCCCCCGCACCGACGTCGCCGGGCTCGCCGCGCTGACCGCCCGCGCCGTCGACCGCTGCGCGGCGGCGGGGGTCCGGCTGGTGCTGCTCAGCGGCGCCGACCCGTCGGACCGGCTCCCGCTGGGACGGGTCGTCCACCGCCGCGGCGCCGAGCTGTCGGCGACGGTGCGCACGCTCGCCGCCGCACACGGGCTCACCTTCGTCGACGTGTTCGGCGACGCCGAGATCCGCAGGCCCGGCTACTGGTCGGACGACCGCCTGCACCTGGGCACGCCCGGGCACCTGCGCGCCGCCGGGCTGGTGCTGGAGGCACTCGGGGTGCGCGGCGCGACGCCCGCGACGACCGTCGTCACGACCTCGCAGACGGGGCCGGCCGCGGGGCTCGCCTACTACCGCGCCCACGTCCTGCCCTGGGTCGGACGACGCCTGCGGGGCCGTTCGTCCGGGGACGGCCGCCCGGCGAAGGCCCCGGCCTGGACGGTCGTCCCGGCGCGCTGA
- a CDS encoding low temperature requirement protein A: MPGVNLGLRAMRPRDPDEPHRAASPLELFFDLVFVVAVSLSSAALHHSESGGHIGAGVGSYLLVFFGIWWAWMNFTWFASAFDVDDWLYRVTTLVQMAGALVLAAGTPSAMAGEGYGVLVAGYVVMRLAMVTQWLRAARSHRELRVTALRYAGGIVVVQLLWITWVLVDPHPVGFVVLALAELAVPVVAERARTTPWHPHHIAERYSLFTLILLGESVLASTTAVVDALSSAEHLGPLLLLSACGLVLAAGMWWVYFARDQHEHLRAMPRALVHGYGHYLVFAAAGAFSAGIEVAVDVDTTATGLSAAAAGATLTVPVALFVLGVWALALRPTLTAGRSAAVVVLAGLLGLSAFAPFTPVVAAVVMVAVVVTVETAPARNTVAA, from the coding sequence ATGCCCGGTGTGAACCTCGGTCTGCGCGCGATGCGCCCCCGCGACCCGGACGAGCCCCACCGGGCGGCCAGTCCGCTGGAGCTGTTCTTCGACCTGGTGTTCGTGGTGGCGGTGTCGCTGTCGTCGGCCGCGCTGCACCACTCCGAGTCCGGCGGGCACATCGGTGCCGGGGTCGGGTCGTACCTGCTGGTGTTCTTCGGCATCTGGTGGGCCTGGATGAACTTCACCTGGTTCGCCTCGGCCTTCGACGTCGACGACTGGCTCTACCGCGTCACCACCCTGGTGCAGATGGCGGGGGCGCTGGTACTGGCCGCGGGGACCCCGTCGGCGATGGCCGGTGAGGGCTACGGCGTGCTCGTCGCGGGCTACGTGGTGATGCGCCTGGCGATGGTCACGCAGTGGCTGCGGGCGGCCCGCTCGCACCGGGAGCTGCGGGTCACGGCGCTGCGCTACGCGGGCGGCATCGTCGTCGTCCAGCTGCTGTGGATCACCTGGGTGCTCGTGGACCCGCACCCGGTGGGGTTCGTCGTGCTGGCGCTGGCCGAGCTGGCGGTCCCGGTGGTCGCCGAGCGGGCGCGGACGACACCGTGGCACCCGCACCACATCGCCGAGCGCTACAGCCTGTTCACCCTGATCCTGCTGGGCGAGTCGGTCCTGGCGTCGACGACGGCCGTGGTCGACGCGCTGTCCTCCGCCGAGCACCTCGGCCCGCTGCTGCTGCTCTCGGCGTGCGGGCTCGTGCTGGCGGCGGGCATGTGGTGGGTCTACTTCGCCCGCGACCAGCACGAGCACCTGCGGGCCATGCCACGGGCGCTGGTGCACGGCTACGGCCACTACCTCGTCTTCGCCGCGGCCGGGGCGTTCTCGGCGGGCATCGAGGTGGCCGTCGACGTCGACACCACCGCGACCGGGCTGTCCGCCGCCGCGGCCGGGGCGACGCTGACCGTGCCGGTCGCGCTGTTCGTCCTCGGGGTGTGGGCGCTCGCGCTGCGCCCCACGCTCACCGCCGGGCGCAGCGCCGCCGTCGTCGTGCTGGCGGGGCTGCTGGGACTGTCGGCGTTCGCGCCGTTCACCCCGGTCGTCGCCGCGGTGGTGATGGTGGCGGTGGTCGTGACCGTCGAGACAGCACCCGCCCGGAACACCGTCGCCGCGTGA
- the pdhA gene encoding pyruvate dehydrogenase (acetyl-transferring) E1 component subunit alpha, producing the protein MDDRRETVRLLEPDGTTVPGAQLPPPDRLLDGYRGLVHARRLNEQAGALVRQGRLAVYPSSRGQEACQVAAAMVLGDDDWLFPTYRDTAAIVARGVDPVEVLTMLRGDRHCGYDVAGHRVAPQATPLATQLLHAVGVAHAARLKGEPDAVLALCGDGATSEGDFHEALNFAAVFRAPVVFLVQNNKYAISVPLHRQSAAADLADKAVGYGMPGVRVDGNDLPALLTVLDDAVSVARSGGGPTLVEADTYRMEAHTNADDAGRYRDESEVASWAGRDPLVRLRARLRADGLLDDDAERALTDDAERMAAALRAGIAAECPVDPEDLFAHVYAHPTPQLREQRAQLRAELEVTP; encoded by the coding sequence GTGGACGACCGGCGCGAGACCGTCCGCCTGCTGGAACCGGACGGCACCACGGTGCCCGGCGCTCAGCTCCCGCCGCCGGACCGGCTGCTCGACGGCTACCGCGGCCTGGTGCACGCCCGGCGGCTCAACGAGCAGGCCGGCGCGCTGGTCCGGCAGGGGCGTCTGGCCGTGTACCCGTCCTCGCGCGGCCAGGAGGCCTGCCAGGTGGCCGCGGCGATGGTGCTGGGCGACGACGACTGGCTCTTCCCGACCTACCGCGACACCGCAGCGATCGTCGCGCGCGGTGTCGACCCGGTGGAGGTGCTCACGATGCTGCGGGGGGACCGGCACTGCGGCTACGACGTCGCCGGCCACCGCGTCGCCCCGCAGGCGACCCCGCTCGCCACACAGCTGCTGCACGCCGTCGGCGTCGCCCACGCCGCGCGGCTCAAGGGCGAGCCCGACGCAGTCCTGGCGCTCTGCGGCGACGGCGCGACCAGCGAGGGCGACTTCCACGAGGCGCTGAACTTCGCCGCGGTGTTCCGGGCGCCGGTGGTGTTCCTCGTGCAGAACAACAAGTACGCGATCTCGGTGCCGCTGCATCGGCAGAGCGCAGCCGCCGACCTCGCGGACAAGGCGGTCGGCTACGGCATGCCCGGTGTGCGGGTCGACGGCAACGACCTCCCCGCGCTGCTCACCGTGCTCGACGACGCCGTCTCCGTGGCCCGCTCCGGTGGCGGCCCGACGCTGGTGGAGGCCGACACCTACCGCATGGAGGCCCACACCAACGCCGACGACGCGGGCCGCTACCGCGACGAGAGCGAGGTCGCCTCCTGGGCAGGCCGCGACCCGCTGGTGCGTCTGCGCGCCCGGCTGCGCGCCGACGGCCTGCTCGACGACGACGCCGAGCGCGCGCTCACCGACGACGCCGAGCGGATGGCCGCCGCCCTGCGCGCCGGCATCGCGGCCGAGTGCCCGGTGGACCCCGAGGACCTGTTCGCCCACGTCTACGCCCACCCCACCCCGCAGCTGCGCGAGCAGCGCGCCCAGCTGCGCGCCGAGCTGGAGGTCACGCCGTGA
- a CDS encoding GNAT family N-acetyltransferase: protein MPGDTDDTVVTHDTGHHRYEILIDGTVVGRAEYVDDHEQRIFHHTEVDPELSGRGLASTLIRFALDDTRAAGKRIVPVCPYVRRWVSTHQGYADILDPVTPDAVATVRRRAR, encoded by the coding sequence ATGCCCGGCGACACCGACGACACCGTGGTCACCCACGACACCGGCCACCACCGCTACGAGATCCTGATCGACGGCACCGTGGTCGGCCGGGCCGAGTACGTCGACGACCACGAGCAGCGGATCTTCCACCACACCGAGGTCGACCCGGAGCTGTCCGGGCGCGGGCTCGCGAGCACCCTGATCCGCTTCGCGCTGGACGACACCCGCGCCGCCGGGAAGCGGATCGTGCCGGTCTGCCCGTACGTACGGCGCTGGGTGTCGACCCACCAGGGCTACGCCGACATCCTCGACCCGGTGACGCCCGACGCCGTCGCCACCGTCCGGCGGAGGGCGCGGTGA
- a CDS encoding DsbA family oxidoreductase: MKLEIWSDVVCPWCAIGRARLQAALSGFAHRDAVTLRWRSFELDPAAPREQPGDRAEHLAAKYGVSVAAARRMEGQVTATAAADGLEFRFDRARHGNTADAHRLLHHAWETGGATVQDELKGRLLRASFTDGEPIGDPEALVRIAVGAGLDEDGVRAVLGSDRHLDDVRADEDLARSLGITSVPFLVIDDRYGVAGAQPIEALREVLDTAWAEGAPARS; encoded by the coding sequence GTGAAGCTCGAGATCTGGTCCGACGTCGTCTGCCCGTGGTGCGCGATCGGGCGGGCGCGTCTGCAGGCGGCGTTGTCCGGTTTCGCACACCGCGACGCGGTGACGCTGCGGTGGCGCAGCTTCGAGCTCGATCCGGCCGCGCCGCGCGAGCAGCCCGGTGACCGGGCCGAGCACCTGGCGGCCAAGTACGGCGTGAGCGTCGCGGCGGCCCGCCGGATGGAGGGCCAGGTCACCGCCACCGCGGCCGCGGACGGGTTGGAGTTCCGCTTCGACCGGGCCCGCCACGGCAACACCGCCGACGCCCACCGGCTGCTGCACCACGCCTGGGAGACCGGCGGCGCCACGGTGCAGGACGAGCTGAAGGGCCGGCTGCTGCGGGCCTCGTTCACCGACGGCGAGCCGATCGGTGACCCGGAGGCGCTGGTCCGGATCGCCGTCGGCGCCGGGCTCGACGAGGACGGCGTCCGCGCGGTGCTCGGCTCCGACCGCCACCTCGACGACGTCCGCGCCGACGAGGACCTGGCCCGCAGCCTGGGCATCACCTCGGTGCCGTTCCTGGTGATCGACGACCGCTACGGCGTCGCGGGCGCCCAGCCGATCGAGGCGCTGCGCGAGGTGCTGGACACCGCCTGGGCCGAGGGCGCACCCGCCCGCAGCTAG
- a CDS encoding carboxymuconolactone decarboxylase family protein, protein MGRVWIDKQTPEVFRAMTDVVAVVRERAAAAGVDRDLLELVNLRVSQINGCETCLDTHWRSGLAAGLTPQRMALLPAWRDSALYDDRERAALGLAEAVTRTAGTHLDDDAYAAVRGDLTDDEVSVLVWAAITINAFNRVSILSAHPVPERDADGRVVRRRAS, encoded by the coding sequence ATGGGCCGGGTGTGGATCGACAAGCAGACCCCCGAGGTGTTCCGGGCGATGACCGACGTCGTCGCGGTCGTGCGCGAGCGCGCCGCCGCGGCCGGGGTGGACCGGGACCTGCTGGAGCTGGTGAACCTGCGGGTCTCCCAGATCAACGGCTGCGAGACCTGCCTGGACACGCACTGGCGGTCGGGGCTGGCGGCCGGACTGACCCCGCAGCGGATGGCGCTGCTCCCGGCCTGGCGCGACAGCGCCCTCTACGACGACCGCGAGCGCGCCGCACTCGGTCTCGCCGAGGCCGTCACCCGGACCGCCGGGACCCACCTCGACGACGACGCCTACGCCGCCGTCCGCGGTGACCTCACCGACGACGAGGTGTCGGTGCTGGTCTGGGCTGCGATCACCATCAACGCGTTCAACCGGGTCTCGATCCTGTCGGCGCACCCCGTCCCCGAGCGCGACGCCGACGGCCGCGTGGTGCGCCGCCGGGCGTCCTGA
- a CDS encoding alpha-ketoacid dehydrogenase subunit beta, with protein MAQSINTALREAMAADPTVVVFGEDVGPLGGVFRVTDGLTAEFGEHRCFDTPLAESGIVGTAVGMAMNGLRPVVEMQFDAFAYPAFEQIASHVAKFGNRTSGRMRLPMVIRVPYAGGIGGVEHHCDSSEAYYAHTAGLTVLAPATNADAHGLLRAAIEYPDPVVFLEPKKHYFTSEEVDTTVPVPPIGRAVVRRPGVDATLIAYGPTVPVALAAAEEAAREGRDLGVVDLRSIVPFDDETVCAQVRRTGRAVVVAEAPGFASVASEIAARISERCFHHLEAPVRRVTGFDVPYPPPKLEQHHLPGVDRVLDAVDTLGWEDAA; from the coding sequence ATGGCGCAGTCGATCAACACGGCGCTGCGCGAGGCGATGGCCGCCGACCCGACCGTCGTCGTGTTCGGGGAGGACGTCGGTCCGCTCGGCGGGGTCTTCCGGGTCACCGACGGGCTCACCGCCGAGTTCGGCGAGCACCGCTGCTTCGACACCCCGCTCGCCGAGTCCGGCATCGTCGGCACGGCGGTGGGGATGGCGATGAACGGGCTGCGGCCCGTCGTCGAGATGCAGTTCGACGCGTTCGCGTACCCGGCGTTCGAGCAGATCGCCAGCCACGTCGCGAAGTTCGGCAACCGCACCTCGGGCCGGATGCGGCTGCCGATGGTCATCCGGGTGCCGTATGCCGGCGGGATCGGCGGCGTCGAGCACCACTGTGACTCCTCCGAGGCGTACTACGCCCACACCGCCGGGTTGACCGTGCTCGCCCCGGCCACGAACGCCGACGCCCACGGCCTGCTCCGCGCGGCGATCGAGTACCCGGATCCGGTGGTCTTCCTGGAACCGAAGAAGCACTACTTCACCTCCGAGGAGGTGGACACGACCGTCCCGGTGCCGCCGATCGGACGTGCCGTCGTCCGCCGCCCCGGGGTCGACGCGACGCTCATCGCCTACGGCCCGACGGTCCCGGTCGCGCTCGCCGCCGCCGAGGAGGCCGCCCGCGAGGGCCGTGACCTGGGCGTGGTCGACCTGCGGTCGATCGTGCCGTTCGACGACGAGACCGTCTGCGCGCAGGTCCGCCGGACCGGGCGGGCGGTCGTCGTCGCGGAGGCCCCGGGGTTCGCCTCGGTCGCCTCGGAGATCGCCGCCCGGATCTCCGAGCGGTGCTTCCACCACCTCGAGGCGCCGGTGCGCCGGGTGACCGGATTCGACGTGCCCTACCCGCCGCCGAAGCTGGAGCAGCACCACCTGCCCGGGGTGGACCGGGTGCTCGACGCCGTCGACACGCTCGGCTGGGAGGACGCGGCGTGA
- a CDS encoding dihydrolipoamide acetyltransferase family protein has translation MSAQVFTLPDLGEGLTEAELVRWLVADGDTVGVDQPVAEVETAKAVVEVPSPYAGTVLTRHGVEGETLRVGEPLVSVGDAGDAGSGNVLIGYGTSGGHEGARRRRRAAKRADPPAPAPSPVPADSPAPAGPAAPAVPAATSAADRARGERRPVQSPVVRRLARDHGIDLATVEGTGPGGMVLRHDVALAAARSAPPAAAEPAAAPHVTAPPAVAPPAVAPPAVAPSAAAPSAATTAVAPEHDPRTGLAVRAIVPLRGVRRAVAETLTRSRAEIPEATTWVDVDATDLLALRPQLTGTDGRPVGLLAILARFVVAGLARFPELNARVDPQAGEIVHLDGVHLGIAAQTDRGLVVPSVADAHRLGMRGLDTEIRRLTAAARDGSVTATELTRGSFTLNNYGVLGVDGSAAIINHPEVAMLGVGRVLPRPWVVDGAVVPRSITQLSLVFDHRVCDGGTAGGFLRFVADAVESPLSALADL, from the coding sequence GTGAGCGCTCAGGTGTTCACCCTGCCCGACCTGGGGGAGGGGCTGACCGAGGCCGAGCTCGTCCGCTGGCTCGTGGCCGACGGGGACACCGTCGGCGTCGACCAGCCCGTGGCCGAGGTGGAGACGGCGAAGGCCGTGGTCGAGGTGCCGTCGCCGTACGCGGGCACGGTGCTGACCCGGCACGGTGTGGAGGGCGAGACGCTGCGGGTCGGGGAGCCGCTGGTGTCGGTCGGGGACGCCGGGGACGCCGGATCGGGGAACGTCCTGATCGGGTACGGCACGTCCGGCGGGCACGAGGGGGCCCGCCGGCGTCGCCGGGCCGCGAAGCGCGCCGACCCACCCGCGCCCGCCCCTTCGCCCGTGCCCGCCGACTCACCCGCGCCCGCCGGCCCGGCCGCGCCCGCGGTCCCGGCGGCGACGTCCGCCGCCGACCGCGCGCGGGGGGAGCGTCGGCCGGTGCAGTCGCCGGTGGTGCGGCGGCTGGCCCGCGACCACGGCATCGACCTCGCGACGGTCGAGGGGACCGGGCCCGGCGGGATGGTGCTGCGTCACGACGTGGCGCTCGCCGCCGCCCGCTCCGCGCCGCCGGCCGCCGCCGAGCCCGCTGCCGCGCCGCACGTCACTGCACCGCCCGCCGTTGCACCGCCCGCCGTTGCACCGCCCGCCGTTGCACCGTCCGCCGCCGCACCGTCCGCTGCGACGACCGCCGTCGCGCCGGAGCATGACCCCCGCACCGGGCTCGCGGTGCGGGCGATCGTGCCGCTGCGCGGGGTCCGCCGCGCCGTCGCCGAGACCCTGACCCGCAGCCGCGCCGAGATCCCCGAGGCCACGACCTGGGTCGACGTCGACGCCACCGACCTGCTCGCCCTGCGCCCGCAGCTCACCGGCACCGACGGCCGCCCGGTCGGGCTGCTCGCGATCCTGGCCCGGTTCGTCGTCGCCGGTCTCGCCCGGTTCCCCGAGCTCAACGCCCGGGTCGACCCGCAGGCGGGGGAGATCGTGCACCTCGACGGGGTGCACCTCGGCATCGCCGCGCAGACCGACCGTGGTCTGGTCGTCCCCTCGGTCGCCGACGCCCACCGCCTCGGGATGCGCGGCCTCGACACCGAGATCCGCCGGCTCACCGCGGCGGCCCGGGACGGCTCGGTCACCGCCACCGAGCTGACCCGCGGGTCGTTCACCCTGAACAACTACGGGGTGCTCGGCGTCGACGGCAGCGCCGCGATCATCAACCATCCCGAGGTCGCGATGCTGGGCGTCGGGCGGGTGCTGCCGCGGCCGTGGGTCGTCGACGGCGCGGTCGTCCCGCGGTCGATCACCCAGCTGTCACTGGTGTTCGACCACCGGGTCTGCGACGGCGGCACCGCGGGCGGGTTCCTGCGGTTCGTCGCCGACGCCGTCGAGTCGCCGCTGTCCGCGCTGGCCGACCTGTGA